Proteins encoded in a region of the Haloglomus salinum genome:
- a CDS encoding bacteriorhodopsin: MAGPTSDIQTIALGIGTLGMALGTLAFIAMGSGETNERKQEFFIITTFITGIAAVAYFSMFQGFGVIEVTLAGGGETLTIYWARYADWLFTTPLLLLDLGLLAGADRNTIATLVGLDVGMIVTGLAGALATGAGSPLSPAGTRIAWWGISCGFFVVLLYYLVSTLSSVAAQRSGDVASLFSTLRNLVIVLWTAYPIVWIIGTEGTLDLVGLGVETVLFMVLDLAAKVGFGFILLRSRDVLDQAAAASEAAAAD; this comes from the coding sequence ATGGCGGGACCGACAAGCGACATACAGACCATTGCACTGGGAATCGGCACCCTCGGCATGGCGCTCGGCACCCTCGCGTTCATCGCGATGGGGTCGGGCGAGACCAACGAACGGAAACAGGAGTTCTTCATCATCACCACGTTCATCACGGGTATCGCCGCCGTGGCGTACTTCTCGATGTTCCAGGGGTTCGGCGTCATCGAGGTGACGCTGGCCGGTGGTGGTGAGACACTCACCATCTACTGGGCCCGGTACGCCGACTGGCTGTTCACGACCCCGCTGCTTCTGCTCGACCTCGGCTTGCTCGCCGGGGCCGACCGGAACACCATCGCCACGCTTGTCGGCCTGGACGTCGGGATGATCGTGACCGGTCTCGCCGGCGCACTGGCGACCGGTGCGGGTAGCCCGCTCAGTCCGGCGGGGACCCGAATCGCGTGGTGGGGCATCAGCTGTGGATTCTTCGTCGTGCTGCTGTACTACCTGGTGTCGACGCTCAGCAGCGTCGCGGCCCAGCGCTCGGGTGATGTCGCGAGCCTGTTCAGCACGCTCCGCAACCTCGTCATCGTCCTGTGGACGGCGTACCCCATCGTGTGGATTATCGGCACGGAGGGGACGCTGGACCTCGTCGGCCTCGGTGTCGAGACGGTGCTGTTCATGGTCCTCGACCTGGCCGCGAAGGTCGGCTTCGGCTTCATCCTGCTCCGAAGCCGTGACGTGCTGGACCAGGCTGCCGCAGCCTCCGAGGCCGCGGCCGCCGACTGA
- a CDS encoding lycopene cyclase domain-containing protein — translation MTTLTYLQFHLVFLGGPLLVFAAATARGVALRVGPPAVAPPRVRLAGRSLDARVVGVLIMAVLAFVYTTPWDSYLIRQGAWRYGEGAVVARFLAVPLGEYLFFVLQPVLTALWLYLLPAGPPERSVRADGGTALARDRLDATPGQRALGAGVGGLIALGGWFALALEGGFYLGTLLLWAAPVLAIQWAFGWPYLWARRRVVALAVAVPTLYLWVADRVALALGVWELSPDLTTGYAVPLLGLPVEEAAFFLLTNVFVVQGLVLWLWVADRWL, via the coding sequence ATGACGACCCTTACGTACCTCCAGTTCCACCTCGTGTTCCTCGGCGGGCCGTTGCTCGTCTTCGCCGCGGCCACCGCTCGCGGGGTGGCACTTCGGGTCGGCCCACCGGCGGTCGCGCCGCCACGAGTCCGACTCGCCGGGCGATCGCTGGACGCGCGGGTCGTCGGTGTCCTCATCATGGCGGTGCTGGCGTTCGTCTACACCACGCCGTGGGACAGCTACCTCATCCGGCAGGGGGCGTGGCGCTACGGCGAGGGCGCCGTCGTCGCACGATTCCTCGCGGTACCGCTGGGCGAGTACCTGTTCTTCGTCCTCCAGCCGGTGCTGACGGCGCTGTGGCTCTACCTGCTCCCCGCGGGGCCGCCCGAGCGGTCGGTACGGGCGGACGGGGGCACGGCGCTCGCACGTGACCGACTCGATGCCACGCCCGGACAGCGTGCCCTCGGCGCCGGCGTCGGTGGCCTGATTGCGCTCGGCGGCTGGTTCGCGCTCGCGCTGGAGGGCGGGTTCTACCTCGGGACGCTCCTGCTGTGGGCGGCGCCCGTGCTCGCCATCCAGTGGGCGTTCGGCTGGCCGTACCTCTGGGCGCGGCGGCGGGTGGTCGCGCTGGCCGTGGCCGTCCCGACGCTGTACCTCTGGGTAGCCGACCGGGTCGCGCTCGCGCTGGGCGTCTGGGAACTCTCCCCGGACCTGACGACGGGCTATGCCGTCCCGTTGCTGGGGCTCCCAGTCGAGGAGGCCGCGTTCTTCCTCCTGACGAACGTGTTCGTCGTGCAGGGACTCGTGCTCTGGCTCTGGGTGGCCGACCGATGGCTGTGA
- the msrB gene encoding peptide-methionine (R)-S-oxide reductase MsrB — protein sequence MSESDTQLPETDEEWREVLTEEEYRVLREQGTEPKFSSDLIDVKGDGAFDCAGCGAELFDGDTKFGSGTGWPSFYDANDGAVELREDRSHGMVRTEVVCAECGGHLGHVFDDGPEPTGKRFCINGVALKYDEE from the coding sequence ATGAGCGAGTCAGACACGCAGCTGCCCGAGACCGACGAGGAGTGGCGCGAGGTCCTCACCGAGGAGGAGTACCGCGTGCTCCGTGAGCAGGGGACCGAGCCGAAGTTCTCCAGCGACCTCATCGACGTGAAAGGCGACGGCGCGTTCGACTGCGCGGGCTGTGGCGCCGAGCTGTTCGACGGCGACACGAAGTTCGGCTCCGGCACGGGCTGGCCCTCCTTCTACGACGCCAACGACGGCGCCGTCGAACTCCGCGAGGACCGCAGCCACGGGATGGTCCGCACCGAGGTCGTCTGTGCCGAGTGCGGCGGCCACCTGGGCCACGTCTTCGACGACGGCCCCGAGCCGACGGGCAAGCGCTTCTGCATCAACGGCGTGGCGCTGAAGTACGACGAGGAGTAG
- a CDS encoding Brp/Blh family beta-carotene 15,15'-dioxygenase, producing the protein MAVRELAVSGRVRETLAGGALAPAWVAHGLLVVPFLLGVEVPLALQYAPLAVSVLVLGLPHGAVDHLAVPRVRDRPVTLRALAGVGALYGLLGGAYLALWFLAPVPAFLLFIAITWAHWGQGDVYTLLALADVGHLRSRAQRVATAAVRGGLPMLVPLLSYPGQYRRVARALTGRFGVAPSALAPLFRVETRLALGAAFAALTLGTLAVGLARATDGFRDSGWRVDAGETALLWAFFLAVPPVLAVGVYFCLWHSLRHIARLVLLDGDAVAGLRAGSLAPALRGFARDAAPLTAVSVVFLAAFYYLVPVRPANVEAAVGLYLVLIAVLTLPHVVVVALLDRAQGVWNVSDSG; encoded by the coding sequence ATGGCTGTGAGAGAACTGGCGGTGTCCGGTCGGGTCCGAGAGACGCTCGCTGGCGGCGCGCTCGCGCCAGCGTGGGTCGCCCACGGGCTGCTTGTCGTCCCCTTCCTCCTCGGCGTCGAGGTGCCGCTCGCGCTCCAGTACGCGCCGCTGGCTGTGAGCGTTCTCGTCCTGGGGCTCCCCCACGGCGCCGTCGACCACCTCGCCGTCCCGCGGGTCCGTGACCGGCCGGTCACGCTCCGGGCACTCGCGGGCGTCGGCGCCCTCTACGGGCTGCTCGGCGGCGCCTACCTCGCGCTGTGGTTCCTCGCACCCGTTCCGGCGTTCCTGCTGTTCATCGCCATCACCTGGGCCCACTGGGGGCAGGGCGACGTGTACACCCTGCTGGCGCTCGCGGATGTCGGCCACCTCCGCTCGCGGGCCCAGCGCGTCGCTACCGCGGCGGTTCGCGGCGGGCTGCCGATGCTCGTGCCGCTGCTCTCGTATCCGGGGCAGTACCGCCGCGTCGCACGGGCGTTGACCGGCCGGTTCGGCGTCGCCCCGTCGGCGCTGGCCCCCCTGTTCCGGGTCGAGACGCGACTCGCGCTCGGCGCGGCTTTCGCCGCCCTGACGCTCGGGACGCTCGCCGTGGGGCTGGCACGCGCGACGGACGGGTTCCGCGATTCGGGCTGGCGGGTCGATGCCGGCGAGACGGCCCTGCTCTGGGCGTTCTTCCTCGCCGTGCCGCCCGTCCTCGCGGTGGGTGTCTACTTCTGCCTCTGGCACTCGCTCCGGCACATCGCGCGCCTGGTGTTACTCGACGGGGACGCGGTGGCGGGCCTGCGGGCCGGGTCGCTCGCCCCGGCGCTCCGCGGGTTCGCGCGCGATGCGGCACCCCTGACGGCCGTCTCGGTCGTTTTCCTCGCGGCGTTCTACTACCTCGTTCCGGTGCGCCCTGCGAACGTCGAGGCGGCCGTCGGGCTGTATCTCGTGCTCATCGCCGTGCTGACGCTCCCTCACGTCGTCGTGGTCGCGCTGCTGGACCGCGCGCAGGGGGTGTGGAACGTGTCCGATTCCGGGTAG
- a CDS encoding CTP synthase, whose protein sequence is MPTGPAEYDPTLGNKFVFVTGGVMSGLGKGITAASTGRLLANAGFDVTAVKIDPYLNVDAGTMNPYQHGEVYVLKDGGEVDLDLGNYERFLDIDMTFDHNVTTGKLYKNVIEKERAGDYLGKTVQIIPHITDDIKRRIREAAEGHDICIIEVGGTVGDIEGMPYLEALRQFSHEEDDEDILFTHVTLVPYSKNGEQKTKPTQHSVKELRSIGLQPDILVGRCEDKLDDETKEKIALFCDVPTDAVFSNPDVEDIYHVPLMVEDEGLDQYVMERLGIAEDALEPAERKNGWRDLVTRDTTGTVEIALAGKYDLEDAYLSVHEACKHAGLEHGVDVEVLWVDTEDMDEEHRDRLERADGLIVPGGFGARGTDGKIDAIRYARENDVPFLGLCLGFQMAVVDHARNVCDLADANSTEFDEGTPHPVIDILPEQYEVEDMGGTMRLGAHETDIEPDTLAADLYDGADSCTERHRHRYEVNPEYIDQLEASGLVFSGTAANRMEILELPRDEHPYFVGTQFHPEFRSRPGRASPPFVGLLDAALEHGELRDERDPEEVSA, encoded by the coding sequence ATGCCGACAGGGCCCGCGGAGTACGACCCCACACTGGGGAACAAGTTCGTCTTCGTCACCGGCGGCGTCATGTCCGGGCTCGGCAAGGGAATCACGGCCGCCTCGACCGGCCGCTTGCTCGCCAACGCCGGGTTCGACGTCACCGCCGTGAAGATCGACCCGTACCTCAACGTCGACGCCGGGACGATGAACCCCTACCAGCACGGCGAGGTGTACGTGCTGAAGGACGGGGGCGAGGTCGACCTCGACCTCGGGAACTACGAGCGCTTCCTGGACATCGACATGACGTTCGACCACAACGTCACGACCGGGAAGCTGTACAAGAACGTCATCGAGAAGGAGCGCGCCGGCGACTACCTGGGCAAGACCGTCCAGATCATCCCGCATATCACCGACGACATCAAGCGGCGCATCCGCGAGGCCGCCGAGGGCCACGACATCTGCATCATCGAGGTCGGCGGCACCGTCGGCGACATCGAGGGGATGCCGTATCTGGAGGCGCTGCGCCAGTTCTCCCACGAGGAGGACGACGAGGACATCCTGTTCACGCACGTCACGCTCGTCCCGTACTCGAAGAACGGCGAGCAGAAGACGAAGCCGACCCAGCACTCGGTGAAGGAGCTCCGCTCTATCGGTCTCCAGCCCGACATCCTCGTCGGGCGCTGCGAGGACAAACTCGACGACGAGACGAAGGAGAAGATCGCCCTGTTCTGCGACGTACCGACGGACGCCGTCTTCTCGAACCCCGACGTGGAGGACATCTACCACGTCCCGCTGATGGTCGAGGACGAGGGCCTCGACCAGTACGTGATGGAGCGCCTCGGTATCGCCGAGGACGCCCTCGAACCGGCCGAGCGCAAGAACGGCTGGCGCGACCTCGTCACCCGCGACACGACCGGGACCGTCGAGATCGCGCTCGCCGGGAAGTACGACCTCGAGGACGCCTACCTCTCGGTCCACGAGGCGTGCAAGCACGCCGGCCTCGAACACGGCGTCGACGTCGAGGTGCTGTGGGTCGACACCGAGGACATGGACGAGGAACACCGCGACCGGCTCGAACGGGCGGACGGGCTCATCGTCCCGGGCGGCTTCGGCGCCCGCGGCACCGACGGGAAGATCGACGCCATCCGCTACGCCCGCGAGAACGACGTGCCCTTCCTCGGGCTCTGTCTGGGCTTCCAGATGGCCGTCGTCGACCACGCGCGCAACGTCTGTGACCTCGCGGACGCCAACTCCACGGAGTTCGACGAGGGCACACCCCACCCCGTCATCGACATCCTGCCCGAGCAGTACGAGGTCGAGGACATGGGCGGGACGATGCGGCTGGGGGCCCACGAGACGGACATCGAGCCGGACACACTCGCCGCCGACCTGTACGACGGCGCCGACTCCTGTACGGAACGCCACCGGCACCGCTACGAGGTCAACCCCGAGTACATCGACCAGCTGGAGGCAAGCGGCCTCGTCTTCTCCGGGACGGCGGCCAACCGGATGGAGATACTCGAGTTGCCCCGCGACGAGCATCCGTACTTCGTCGGGACGCAGTTCCACCCCGAATTCCGCTCCCGGCCGGGGCGGGCGTCGCCGCCGTTCGTCGGGTTGCTGGACGCCGCGCTCGAGCACGGCGAGCTACGTGACGAGCGCGACCCCGAGGAGGTGAGCGCCTGA